The following are from one region of the Oryzias melastigma strain HK-1 linkage group LG22, ASM292280v2, whole genome shotgun sequence genome:
- the LOC112149926 gene encoding G-protein coupled receptor 135, with protein sequence MDWPVSSALRGSNSTSESVGVRLINQLSTASPALPRVVSIVTSLMTATTKTSPPSGNLTALKEQRDGDAGTHQTSTVPVLTFAETSSALQGAVVAAQALVLLSIFILSSLGNAAVIIVIIKHRQLWTVTNAFIMSLSLSDFLTAVLCLPFSFVMLFSKDGVWMFGDAFCVANGFFNTCFGIVSTLTMTLISFDRYYAIVKQPQAKIGRQRATQLLVAVWLTAVFFSLPWYLFVHRPTQVHKKGFYHCMYVFHSGSSGMGALYSICLILVCYLLPFSLMCFCHYNICKTVRLSEIRVRPVTTYAYLLRFYSEMRTATTVLIMIVFIIVCWGPYCLMGLVTAIGGYSFNSAMDTVAIWLAWANGAINPLIYAVRNPNISMLLGRSREEGYRTAHLSSQSQNREVRLNQAVRIKDRYMSRPGMNNCSRLSSSSPGKTGGAGDVAMWAHRNPTVFFCRDAQQDTAVQPHTAGAPKTKTADTSL encoded by the exons ATGGATTGGCCTGTTAGCTCGGCCTTGCGGGGCAGCAACTCCACATCTGAGTCGGTGGGTGTTCGTCTCATCAACCAGCTGAGCACCGCTTCACCTGCGTTGCCCAG GGTGGTTTCCATAGTGACCAGCCTGATGACGGCCACCACAAAGACCTCTCCACCTTCAGGAAACCTGACAGCGCTCAAAGAGCAGAGAGATGGCGACGCCGGGACCCATCAGACGTCCACTGTGCCGGTCCTGACTTTTGCGGAGACCAGCTCAGCTCTGCAGGGAGCCGTCGTGGCGGCTCAGGCCCTGGTGCTGCTCTCCATCTTCATCCTGTCCAGCCTGGGTAACGCAGCAGTGATCATCGTCATCATCAAACACAGACAGCTGTGGACCGTGACCAATGCGTTCATCATGTCGCTGTCTCTGTCAGACTTCCTCACCGCCGTTCTTTGCCTGCCCTTCTCCTTTGTCATGCTCTTCAGTAAGGACGGCGTCTGGATGTTTGGAGATGCATTCTGTGTGGCCAATGGATTCTTCAACACTTGTTTTGGCATCGTCTCCACTCTCACCATGACTCTGATCTCCTTTGACAGGTACTATGCCATCGTCAAGCAGCCGCAGGCTAAAATTGGGCGTCAGAGAGCAACTCAGTTGCTGGTGGCTGTTTGGTTAACGgccgtttttttctctctgcccTGGTATCTGTTCGTTCATAGACCGACACAAGTgcacaaaaaaggtttttaccaCTGCATGTACGTGTTCCACTCGGGTAGCTCTGGCATGGGGGCACTTTACAGCATCTGCCTCATCCTGGTGTGCTACCTGCTGCCCTTTTCCCTCATGTGCTTTTGCCATTACAACATCTGTAAAACTGTTCGCCTCTCTGAGATCAGGGTGAGGCCTGTGACCACCTATGCATACCTGCTGCGATTTTACAGTGAGATGAGGACAGCCACCACAGTGCTCATCATGATTGTCTTCATCATTGTTTGCTGGGGGCCATACTGTCTGATGGGGTTGGTCACAGCAATCGGAGGCTACTCTTTCAACTCCGCCATGGACACAGTGGCTATTTGGTTAGCCTGGGCCAATGGAGCCATCAACCCCCTGATCTATGCTGTAAGAAACCCCAACATCTCCATGCTGCTGGGGCGCAGCAGAGAGGAGGGCTATCGGACTGCACACCTCTCCAGCCAGAGCCAGAACCGGGAGGTTCGGCTGAACCAAGCGGTGAGGATCAAGGACAGGTACATGAGCAGACCTGGGATGAACAACTGCAGCCGGCTATCCAGTTCAAGTCCCGGAAAAACCGGAGGGGCAGGAGATGTAGCAATGTGGGCACACAGGAACCCTACAGTCTTCTTCTGCCGGGACGCCCAGCAAGACACGGCAGTGCAGCCCCACACTGCCGGGGCGCCAAAGACTAAGACGGCTGACACCAGCCTGTGA